Proteins found in one Planctomycetes bacterium MalM25 genomic segment:
- the groL_1 gene encoding 60 kDa chaperonin, giving the protein MAKIIAFDQEARDAMRRGVQKLARAVKVTLGPKGRNVILQKSFGSPTVTKDGVSVAKEIELEDVYENMGAQMVKEVASKTSDVAGDGTTTATVLAEAIFNEGLKAVVAGVNPVQMKQGIEQAVEDITAELKKMSIKVKSTEEMAQVGTVASNGDVEIGEMLSKAMEKVGKDGVITVDEGKSLATEVEWVEGMQFDRGYLSPYFVTDQQSMEVVLEDCYILVHEKKITSVKDLVPVLEAVVNSGKPLLIVAEDIEGEALATLVINKLRGTFNVAAVKAPGFGDRRKAMLEDLAILTGGQAIFDDLGIKLDAIGLGELGRAKKVIIDKDNTTLIEGAGKSGDIKGRIDQIRREIENCTSDYDREKLEERLAKLSGGVAKVNVGAATESEMKEKKARVEDALHATRAAVEEGILPGGGVALVRTSSKVKPGELSHDQQVGYDIVVRASQAPLKSIAGNAGKDGGVVCEKVAEAKGSNGYNAATDEYVDMVKAGVIDPVKVTRTALQNAASVATLLLTSDALIADAPKKGKAAGGGPGMDDMY; this is encoded by the coding sequence ATGGCCAAAATCATCGCCTTCGATCAAGAGGCCCGCGACGCGATGCGTCGGGGCGTTCAGAAGCTGGCCCGCGCGGTCAAAGTCACGCTCGGCCCGAAGGGCCGCAACGTCATCCTCCAGAAGTCGTTCGGCTCGCCGACCGTCACGAAGGACGGCGTCTCGGTCGCCAAGGAGATCGAGCTGGAAGACGTCTACGAGAACATGGGCGCGCAGATGGTGAAGGAGGTCGCCTCGAAGACCTCCGACGTCGCGGGCGACGGCACCACCACGGCGACCGTCCTCGCCGAAGCGATCTTCAACGAAGGCCTCAAGGCCGTCGTCGCCGGGGTGAACCCGGTGCAGATGAAGCAGGGCATCGAGCAGGCCGTTGAGGACATCACGGCCGAGCTGAAGAAGATGTCGATCAAGGTGAAGTCGACCGAGGAGATGGCCCAGGTCGGCACCGTCGCCAGCAACGGCGATGTCGAGATCGGCGAGATGCTCTCCAAGGCGATGGAGAAGGTCGGCAAGGACGGAGTCATCACCGTCGACGAGGGCAAGTCGCTCGCCACCGAGGTCGAGTGGGTCGAGGGCATGCAGTTCGACCGCGGCTACCTGTCGCCGTACTTCGTGACCGATCAGCAGTCGATGGAAGTCGTCCTCGAGGACTGCTACATCCTCGTTCACGAGAAGAAGATCACGAGCGTGAAGGACCTGGTCCCCGTGCTCGAGGCCGTGGTCAACAGCGGCAAGCCGCTCCTGATCGTCGCCGAGGACATCGAGGGCGAGGCGCTCGCCACCCTGGTGATCAACAAACTCCGCGGCACGTTCAACGTCGCCGCGGTGAAGGCGCCCGGCTTCGGCGACCGCCGCAAGGCGATGCTCGAGGACTTGGCCATCCTGACCGGCGGCCAGGCGATCTTCGACGACCTGGGCATCAAGCTCGACGCGATCGGCCTGGGTGAACTCGGCCGCGCCAAAAAGGTCATCATCGACAAGGACAACACGACCCTCATCGAGGGCGCGGGCAAGTCGGGCGACATCAAGGGCCGCATCGACCAGATCCGCCGCGAGATCGAAAACTGCACCAGCGACTACGACCGCGAGAAGCTCGAAGAGCGGCTCGCGAAGCTGTCGGGCGGCGTGGCGAAGGTCAACGTCGGCGCCGCGACCGAGAGCGAGATGAAGGAGAAGAAGGCCCGCGTCGAAGACGCCCTGCACGCCACGCGTGCGGCGGTCGAAGAAGGCATCCTCCCCGGCGGCGGCGTCGCGCTGGTCCGCACCAGCAGCAAGGTCAAGCCGGGCGAGCTGTCGCACGACCAGCAGGTCGGCTACGACATCGTGGTCCGGGCGTCGCAGGCGCCGCTCAAGTCGATCGCCGGCAACGCCGGCAAGGACGGCGGCGTCGTCTGTGAGAAGGTCGCCGAGGCCAAGGGCTCTAACGGCTACAACGCCGCGACCGACGAGTACGTCGACATGGTCAAGGCGGGCGTCATCGACCCGGTGAAGGTGACCCGCACCGCGCTGCAGAACGCGGCGAGCGTCGCCACGCTGCTGCTGACGTCCGACGCCCTGATCGCCGACGCCCCGAAGAAGGGCAAGGCGGCCGGCGGCGGTCCGGGCATGGACGACATGTATTGA
- the groS_1 gene encoding 10 kDa chaperonin: MATATKKPVSKKTGKVKIEPMGDKVVVERVESSDVTAGGIVLPDSSKEKPNRGTIVAVGPGKLLDDGSRGELQVKVGDEVLFTSYAPETIELGDDEYLLMSESDILAVVE; the protein is encoded by the coding sequence ATGGCGACCGCCACTAAGAAGCCCGTTTCCAAGAAAACCGGGAAGGTGAAGATCGAGCCGATGGGCGACAAGGTCGTCGTCGAGCGTGTCGAGTCGTCGGACGTGACCGCCGGGGGCATCGTGCTGCCGGACTCGTCGAAGGAGAAGCCCAACCGCGGCACGATCGTGGCCGTCGGCCCCGGCAAGCTGCTGGATGACGGCTCGCGAGGCGAGCTGCAGGTGAAGGTCGGCGACGAGGTCCTCTTCACGAGCTACGCCCCCGAGACGATCGAGCTAGGCGACGACGAGTACCTGCTGATGAGCGAGTCGGACATCCTCGCGGTGGTCGAGTGA